A genome region from Archaeoglobus fulgidus DSM 4304 includes the following:
- a CDS encoding DUF6293 family protein — protein MVSFVHVISVESNTAEIVDSVKMSGHPIHKAYLIFDSEESKKYVDEVKGTLSSLVEVEVLELKSDGVYEAVVDILRTVRKEVDAGNTVLFNITDSDKLTCLACFISAQISESKIYTKKGDSVIEIPTPPIKKVNEDKLEILRALEREGGSVDSINKLIELVEGKLEEQKKYMAQRARMSYHLNGLEEDGLVVTERKGKNLSIFLTELGKAFVAMFG, from the coding sequence ATGGTAAGTTTCGTGCATGTCATTTCAGTTGAATCAAACACCGCTGAAATTGTGGACAGTGTGAAAATGAGTGGACATCCGATTCATAAGGCATACCTAATATTTGACAGCGAGGAGTCTAAGAAGTACGTTGATGAGGTTAAGGGAACGCTTAGCTCCCTGGTTGAAGTTGAGGTTCTAGAGCTTAAAAGTGACGGCGTGTATGAGGCTGTTGTGGACATACTCAGGACCGTGAGAAAGGAGGTTGATGCAGGAAACACGGTGCTTTTCAACATCACAGACTCGGACAAGCTTACCTGCCTCGCCTGTTTCATTTCCGCCCAGATTTCTGAAAGCAAAATATATACCAAAAAAGGCGACTCGGTCATTGAAATACCCACCCCTCCAATAAAGAAAGTCAACGAGGACAAACTTGAAATTTTGAGGGCGCTTGAGAGGGAAGGCGGGAGTGTGGACTCAATCAACAAGCTAATCGAGCTCGTAGAAGGGAAACTTGAGGAGCAGAAGAAGTACATGGCACAGAGGGCGAGAATGAGCTACCACCTCAACGGTCTTGAGGAAGATGGGCTTGTTGTTACCGAAAGAAAGGGGAAGAACCTCAGCATATTCCTGACCGAACTTGGAAAAGCATTTGTAGCCATGTTCGGATGA
- the ilvC gene encoding ketol-acid reductoisomerase, with amino-acid sequence MYLTDAATRSMAKIYRDADADLKYLDGKTVCIIGYGSQGHAHALNLKDSGVNVVVGLPEWDKATWERAEKDGMVVKKLSEAADGADVIAMLIPDMVQPAVYREHIQDKLKEGAMLMFAHGFNIHYNQIVPPEYVDVAMVAPKGPGPLVRRMYVEGKGVPSLVAVEQNYTGKALEVALAYAKGIGATRAGVIETTFKEETETDLFGEQVDLCGGVAEMIKMSFETLVEAGYQPEIAYFEVLHELKLIVDLIYEGGIYNMWSAVSETAKYGGMTRGKRIFTEQTREEMRKILKEIQTGEFAREWILENMAGRPVYNKLLQMEREHPIEKIGKELRAMMPWLKKD; translated from the coding sequence CATGGCAAAAATTTATCGCGACGCGGATGCGGATTTGAAGTACCTTGACGGGAAGACTGTATGTATAATCGGATACGGAAGTCAGGGACACGCCCACGCCCTGAACCTGAAGGATTCTGGGGTTAACGTGGTTGTCGGACTGCCTGAGTGGGACAAGGCAACATGGGAGAGGGCCGAGAAGGACGGGATGGTTGTTAAAAAGCTTAGCGAGGCTGCTGATGGAGCAGATGTGATAGCGATGCTCATTCCCGATATGGTCCAGCCTGCTGTGTACAGAGAGCACATTCAGGACAAGCTGAAGGAAGGTGCGATGCTAATGTTCGCCCACGGCTTCAACATCCACTACAACCAGATTGTTCCGCCTGAGTACGTGGATGTGGCAATGGTTGCACCCAAGGGGCCTGGGCCACTGGTAAGGAGAATGTACGTTGAAGGTAAGGGCGTGCCGTCTTTGGTTGCGGTTGAGCAAAACTACACTGGCAAGGCTCTCGAAGTCGCCCTCGCCTACGCAAAGGGAATTGGAGCGACGAGAGCAGGTGTCATAGAGACGACCTTCAAAGAGGAAACGGAAACCGACTTGTTCGGAGAGCAGGTTGACCTTTGCGGTGGAGTTGCGGAGATGATAAAGATGTCCTTCGAAACCTTGGTCGAGGCGGGCTACCAGCCCGAAATAGCCTACTTTGAGGTTCTGCACGAGCTCAAGCTCATCGTCGACCTGATTTACGAGGGCGGAATTTACAACATGTGGAGTGCTGTTAGCGAGACTGCCAAATACGGAGGAATGACGAGAGGAAAGAGAATCTTCACAGAGCAGACGAGAGAAGAGATGAGAAAGATCCTGAAGGAAATTCAGACCGGTGAATTCGCGAGAGAGTGGATTCTCGAAAACATGGCGGGAAGACCGGTTTACAACAAACTGCTCCAGATGGAAAGGGAGCATCCGATAGAGAAAATCGGAAAAGAGCTAAGGGCTATGATGCCCTGGCTCAAAAAGGACTAA